One Streptomyces hundungensis DNA segment encodes these proteins:
- a CDS encoding PhoH family protein, translating to MVTSTKRRMPDRRTYVLDTSVLLADPNAMTRFEEHEVVLPIVVVTELEAKRHHPELGYFARQALRLLDDFRVRYGRLDAPIPMGELGGTLRVELNHSDPGVLPAGYRLGDNDSRILAVARNLQAEGYDVTVVSKDLPLRIKASSVGLLAEEYRAELAITDSGWTGMAELPLSGEQVDLLFEEETLHVPEAAELPVHTGLVLLSERGKALGRVSPDGNVKLVRGDREVFGIHGRSAEQRIALDLLLDPDIGIISMGGRAGTGKSALALCAGLEAVLERRQHKKVMVFRPLYAVGGQELGYLPGSEAEKMGPWAQAVFDTLSAVTSREVIEEVTSRGMLEVLPLTHIRGRSLHDAYVIVDEAQSLERNVLLTVLSRIGANSRVVLTHDVAQRDNLRVGRYDGVVAVVEKLKGHPLFAHVTLTRSERSQIAALVTEMLEDVSI from the coding sequence GTGGTGACCAGCACAAAGCGCCGCATGCCCGACCGGCGCACCTACGTTCTCGACACCAGCGTCCTGCTGGCCGACCCCAACGCGATGACCCGGTTCGAGGAGCACGAAGTGGTGCTCCCCATCGTCGTGGTCACGGAGCTGGAGGCCAAGAGGCACCATCCGGAGCTCGGTTACTTCGCCCGGCAGGCGCTGCGCCTGCTCGACGACTTCCGGGTCCGCTACGGACGTCTCGACGCCCCCATCCCGATGGGGGAGCTCGGCGGCACCCTCCGTGTCGAGCTGAACCATTCCGATCCCGGCGTCCTGCCCGCCGGCTACAGGTTGGGGGACAACGACTCCCGGATCCTCGCCGTCGCCCGCAATCTCCAAGCGGAGGGATACGACGTCACCGTCGTGTCGAAGGACCTGCCGCTGCGGATCAAGGCGTCGTCGGTGGGTCTGCTCGCCGAGGAGTACCGCGCCGAGCTGGCCATCACCGACTCCGGCTGGACCGGCATGGCCGAACTGCCGCTCAGCGGCGAGCAGGTGGACCTGCTCTTCGAGGAGGAGACGCTCCACGTTCCGGAGGCCGCCGAGCTTCCCGTCCACACCGGGCTCGTGCTGCTCTCCGAGCGCGGCAAGGCGCTCGGGCGGGTCTCGCCGGACGGGAACGTGAAGCTGGTGCGGGGCGACCGCGAGGTGTTCGGCATCCACGGCCGCAGCGCCGAGCAGCGCATCGCGCTCGACCTGCTGCTCGACCCCGACATCGGGATCATCTCGATGGGCGGCCGGGCCGGCACGGGCAAGTCGGCGCTCGCCCTCTGCGCGGGCCTGGAAGCCGTCCTGGAGCGCAGGCAGCACAAGAAGGTGATGGTCTTCCGGCCGCTGTACGCGGTGGGCGGGCAGGAACTGGGCTATCTGCCGGGCTCCGAGGCCGAGAAGATGGGCCCCTGGGCCCAGGCCGTCTTCGACACGCTGTCGGCGGTGACGAGCCGTGAGGTCATCGAGGAGGTCACCTCGCGCGGCATGCTCGAAGTCCTGCCGCTGACGCACATCCGGGGCCGCTCGCTGCACGACGCGTATGTGATCGTGGACGAGGCGCAGTCACTGGAACGGAACGTCCTGCTGACCGTTCTGTCCCGGATCGGGGCCAATTCGAGGGTGGTGCTCACCCATGACGTGGCCCAGCGCGACAACTTGAGGGTCGGTCGGTACGACGGCGTCGTGGCCGTCGTCGAAAAGCTGAAGGGGCACCCGCTGTTCGCGCACGTCACCCTGACCCGCTCCGAGCGTTCGCAGATCGCCGCCCTGGTGACCGAAATGCTGGAGGACGTCTCGATCTGA
- a CDS encoding isoprenyl transferase — protein sequence MSLRDLVYRLYARRVEGRLDHDQVPKHIGVILDGNRRWAKASARSPEQGHQAGASKIQELLGWCAETDVEVVTLWLLSTDNLDRPEDQLIPLLGIIEDAVRDLAADGRWRVHHVGNADLLPGHTQSVLKEAEQATHDIDGILVNVAVGYGGRQEIADAVRSLLLEHAAKGTSFEELAEIVDVEHISEHLYTRGQPDPDLVIRTSGEQRLSGFMLWQSAHSEYYFCEVFWPAFRKVDFLRALRDYAARHRRYGT from the coding sequence GTGAGTTTGCGCGACCTGGTGTACAGGCTCTATGCGCGCCGGGTGGAAGGCCGCCTCGACCATGACCAGGTGCCCAAGCACATCGGCGTCATCCTGGACGGCAACCGGCGCTGGGCCAAGGCATCGGCCCGCAGCCCCGAGCAGGGTCACCAGGCCGGCGCCAGCAAGATCCAGGAGCTGCTCGGCTGGTGCGCCGAGACGGACGTCGAGGTCGTCACCCTCTGGCTGCTCTCCACCGACAACCTGGACCGCCCCGAAGACCAGTTGATCCCGCTGCTCGGCATCATCGAGGACGCGGTGCGGGACTTGGCGGCGGACGGGCGCTGGCGGGTCCACCACGTCGGCAACGCGGATCTGCTGCCGGGGCACACCCAGTCCGTGCTCAAGGAGGCCGAGCAGGCCACGCACGACATCGACGGGATACTCGTCAACGTCGCCGTCGGCTACGGCGGGCGCCAGGAGATCGCGGACGCGGTCCGCTCCCTGCTGCTGGAGCACGCGGCGAAGGGCACGTCCTTCGAGGAGCTCGCGGAGATCGTCGACGTCGAGCACATCTCGGAGCACCTGTACACGCGGGGGCAGCCCGACCCCGACCTGGTGATCCGCACCAGTGGTGAGCAGCGGCTGTCCGGGTTCATGCTCTGGCAGTCCGCGCACTCCGAGTACTACTTCTGCGAAGTGTTCTGGCCGGCCTTCCGCAAGGTCGACTTCCTGCGGGCGTTGCGGGATTACGCGGCGCGGCATCGGAGGTACGGCACGTGA
- the mgrA gene encoding L-glyceraldehyde 3-phosphate reductase, with protein sequence MTESLRFLAAPDRYDSMEYRRTGRSGLKLPAVSLGLWHNFGDDRALDTQRAILRRAFDLGVTHFDLANNYGPPAGSAELNFGKIFGQDFAAYRDELVISTKAGYLMHPGPYGEWGSRKYLLSSLDASLSRMGLDYVDIFYSHRFDPETPLEETMGALASAVQQGKALYVGVSSYTSEQTAEAARILKEMGVPALIHQPSYSMINRWTERSEARWGSPRTESGGGLLDTLEAAGMGCISFAPLAQGLLTDKYLQGIPEGSRATQGKSLDPGLLSDEVVRRLRGLNDIASRRGQSLAQLALAWVLRDPRMTSALIGASSVRQLEQNVAALAGPPLTDGELKEIDAFAVDTEGTNIWAGRG encoded by the coding sequence GTGACTGAATCCCTCCGCTTCCTCGCCGCCCCGGACCGCTACGACTCCATGGAGTACCGCCGTACCGGCCGCAGCGGCCTCAAACTCCCCGCCGTCTCCCTCGGCCTGTGGCACAACTTCGGCGACGACCGCGCCCTCGACACCCAGCGTGCGATCCTGCGCCGCGCCTTCGACCTGGGGGTCACCCACTTCGACCTGGCCAACAACTACGGCCCGCCGGCCGGCTCCGCCGAGCTGAACTTTGGGAAGATTTTCGGCCAGGACTTCGCCGCGTACCGTGACGAGCTCGTCATCTCCACCAAGGCCGGCTATCTGATGCACCCCGGCCCGTACGGCGAGTGGGGCTCGCGCAAGTACCTGCTGTCCTCGCTCGATGCCTCGCTGAGCCGGATGGGCCTCGACTACGTCGACATCTTCTACTCGCACCGCTTCGACCCGGAGACCCCCCTGGAGGAGACGATGGGTGCGCTCGCGTCCGCCGTCCAGCAGGGCAAGGCGCTGTACGTGGGCGTCTCCTCCTACACCAGCGAGCAGACCGCCGAGGCCGCCCGGATCCTCAAGGAGATGGGCGTCCCGGCCCTGATCCACCAGCCCTCGTACTCGATGATCAACCGCTGGACCGAGAGGAGCGAAGCGAGGTGGGGGTCCCCCCGGACGGAGTCTGGGGGAGGGCTGCTGGACACCCTGGAGGCGGCCGGCATGGGCTGCATCTCCTTCGCGCCGCTCGCCCAGGGCCTGCTCACCGACAAGTACCTCCAGGGCATCCCGGAGGGCTCGCGCGCGACCCAGGGCAAGTCCCTCGACCCGGGTCTGCTGTCGGACGAGGTGGTGCGCCGGCTGCGGGGCCTGAACGACATCGCCTCGCGGCGCGGTCAGTCGCTCGCGCAGTTGGCGCTGGCCTGGGTGCTGCGTGACCCGCGCATGACGTCGGCGCTCATCGGGGCGTCCAGCGTGCGACAGCTTGAGCAGAACGTGGCGGCGCTGGCCGGACCGCCGCTCACGGATGGGGAGTTGAAGGAGATCGACGCCTTCGCCGTGGACACCGAGGGCACCAACATCTGGGCCGGGCGCGGCTGA